One window of the Trifolium pratense cultivar HEN17-A07 linkage group LG2, ARS_RC_1.1, whole genome shotgun sequence genome contains the following:
- the LOC123911088 gene encoding uncharacterized protein LOC123911088, protein MALYLDEEEIWKCLKHPSKRRKIGICPVCLRERLATLCPDCANVRPCSCYATTSSSSSSASSSFSRFSVSGEGVGVVGKVHNLIDREPSLRRSRSLAIPFLRSRSRFSGAGKEIEPDRNSPVINGSRSARSFWSLFKTHKSNRGSESEHDWESKKVLTEERDGDMSRKAVMARSRSVAVTAVSGDGDFRAPRSKGKGWYFPSPMKVFRQSKASKVVQERSPLYRG, encoded by the coding sequence ATGGCATTGTATCTAGATGAAGAAGAGATATGGAAATGTCTAAAACACCCTTCAAAGCGAAGGAAGATTGGAATTTGTCCAGTCTGTCTCCGTGAACGTCTCGCAACTCTCTGCCCTGATTGCGCAAACGTCCGGCCGTGTTCTTGTTACGCAAcaacttcttcttcatcttcatcagcATCTTCATCGTTCTCTCGATTTTCAGTTTCCGGTGAAGGTGTCGGCGTTGTTGGTAAAGTTCATAATCTCATCGATCGTGAGCCGTCTCTTCGTCGTTCTCGCTCCTTGGCTATTCCTTTTCTCCGATCACGATCGAGATTCTCTGGCGCCGGTAAAGAAATTGAACCTGATAGAAATTCGCCGGTGATTAATGGAAGTAGGTCGGCGAGGTCGTTTTGGTCGCTGTTTAAGACGCATAAGAGTAATAGAGGAAGTGAATCGGAGCATGATTGGGAGTCGAAGAAGGTTTTGACGGAGGAACGTGACGGTGATATGAGTAGAAAAGCTGTTATGGCTAGGTCAAGATCGGTGGCTGTGACGGCGGTTTCCGGTGACGGTGATTTCAGAGCACCGCGTTCGAAAGGGAAGGGATGGTATTTTCCGAGTCCGATGAAGGTTTTCCGGCAATCAAAGGCTTCTAAAGTTGTTCAGGAACGTTCTCCTTTGTATAGAGGTTGA
- the LOC123904291 gene encoding putative gamma-glutamylcyclotransferase At3g02910, with protein sequence MAKAKPHLIFAYGTLKRGFPNHGLMEDLKTKDDAVFMDTCFTENPYPLVIGPHGIPYLINLPGSGQRVKGEVYAVSDEAVIRLDEFEGVRNGFYERIPVVVVTEGGEKVEAEGYFGHRSFGEKLWKMKGEIGLMEYGVDDAKEYVRKEDRPGCKNSILDFVIP encoded by the coding sequence ATGGCGAAAGCGAAACCGCACTTGATCTTCGCATACGGAACGTTGAAACGAGGATTCCCCAACCACGGTTTAATGGAAGATCTAAAAACAAAAGACGACGCCGTTTTTATGGATACATGCTTTACGGAGAATCCGTATCCTCTAGTGATCGGACCCCATGGGATACCGTATCTGATCAACTTACCCGGATCAGGTCAACGGGTGAAAGGAGAAGTTTACGCTGTATCGGATGAAGCCGTGATTCGGCTGGATGAATTCGAAGGTGTGAGAAATGGGTTTTATGAGAGGATTCCGGTGGTGGTTGTAACTGAGGGAGGGGAGAAAGTGGAGGCAGAGGGGTATTTTGGGCATAGAAGTTTTGGAGAGAAGCTGTGGAAGATGAAGGGTGAGATTGGGTTGATGGAATATGGGGTGGATGATGCGAAGGAATATGTGAGGAAAGAGGATAGACCTGGTTGCAAAAACAGTATTCTTGATTTTGTAATTCCTTAG
- the LOC123909437 gene encoding uncharacterized protein LOC123909437, with product MESQSFTQEQGNVQAQEKASGLGLGNVLCKTGKGWTCVITRTDGPDAGKVFVKCGENCTCTLDGGAVSPNIESSSDNGSETFCKCGEGWSCSIFRTEGPDADSGKGFAECTEQYKCACKC from the exons ATGGAGTCCCAAAGCTTCACTCAAGAGCAAGG GAATGTACAAGCTCAAGAAAAAGCTTCAGGCCTGGGCTTGGGTAATGTGTTGTGCAAGACTGGTAAAGGTTGGACATGTGTTATAACTAGGACTGATGGGCCTGATGCTGGCAAAGTTTTCGTTAAATGCGGTGAAAATTGCACCTGCACACT TGATGGTGGAGCTGTGTCACCCAACATTGAGAGTAGCAGTGACAATGGCAGTGAAACATTCTGCAAGTGTGGTGAAGGATGGAGTTGTTCCATTTTCAGGACTGAAGGTCCTGATGCAGACTCAGGCAAAGGCTTTGCTGAATGCACAGAACAATATAAGTGTGCTTGTAAATGTTGA